One window of the Thermococcus sp. P6 genome contains the following:
- a CDS encoding formate--phosphoribosylaminoimidazolecarboxamide ligase family protein — protein sequence MIGREEIIGVLEEYDPERITVGVIGSHSALDIADGAKAEGLPVLVVAQRGRHRTYERYFRLRKTRDGLTKGFIDEVMVLERFAGIMDVQEELRRRNVIFVPNRSFVVYTGIDRVENDFKVPLFGSRNLLRSEERSEEKSYYWLLERAGLPYPEEVKPEEIDDVGLVIVKLPHAKKRLERGFFTAASYKEFREKAERLIKLNVITEEDLERARIERYIIGPVFNFDFFYSPIDEEIELLGIDWRFETSLDGHVRLPASQQLTLPEHQFEPEYTVCGHASSTLRESLLEKVFGMAERYVEATQKYYPPGIIGPFTLQTTVDKDLNFYIYDVAPRTGGGTNIHMAMGHPYGNSLWRKEMSTGRRVALEIKRAIELDELEKVVT from the coding sequence ATGATAGGTCGTGAAGAGATCATAGGCGTGCTTGAGGAGTATGACCCGGAAAGGATAACCGTGGGCGTCATAGGGAGCCACTCGGCCCTCGACATAGCCGACGGCGCAAAGGCTGAGGGCCTTCCGGTCCTCGTCGTCGCCCAGAGGGGCAGGCACAGGACCTACGAGAGGTACTTCAGGCTGAGGAAAACGAGGGACGGCCTTACCAAGGGCTTCATAGACGAGGTGATGGTCCTTGAGAGGTTCGCCGGGATAATGGACGTTCAGGAGGAGCTGAGAAGGAGAAACGTTATCTTCGTCCCCAACCGCTCCTTCGTGGTCTACACGGGCATCGACAGGGTCGAGAACGACTTTAAGGTTCCCCTCTTCGGGAGCAGAAACCTGCTGAGGAGCGAGGAAAGAAGCGAGGAGAAGAGCTACTACTGGCTCCTCGAGAGGGCGGGTCTTCCCTATCCGGAGGAAGTGAAGCCGGAGGAGATCGATGACGTCGGTCTGGTCATAGTTAAACTCCCCCACGCGAAGAAGAGACTTGAGCGGGGTTTCTTCACGGCCGCTTCCTATAAAGAGTTCCGCGAGAAGGCAGAGAGGCTTATCAAACTCAACGTGATCACCGAAGAAGACCTGGAAAGGGCCAGAATCGAGCGCTACATAATAGGCCCGGTCTTCAACTTCGATTTCTTCTACTCGCCGATAGATGAAGAAATAGAGCTTCTGGGGATAGACTGGCGCTTCGAGACGAGTCTGGATGGTCATGTAAGACTTCCCGCGAGCCAGCAGCTCACCCTTCCGGAGCACCAGTTCGAGCCAGAATACACCGTCTGCGGCCATGCGAGCTCGACTTTGAGGGAATCCCTGCTCGAGAAGGTCTTTGGCATGGCCGAGCGTTACGTCGAGGCCACTCAGAAGTATTATCCACCCGGAATAATCGGGCCCTTCACATTGCAGACTACAGTTGACAAGGACCTGAACTTCTACATCTACGACGTGGCCCCGAGAACTGGGGGTGGAACGAACATACACATGGCTATGGGCCATCCCTACGGTAACTCCCTCTGGAGGAAGGAGATGAGCACCGGCCGGAGGGTGGCCCTCGAGATAAAGCGTGCGATCGAGCTGGACGAGCTCGAGAAGGTAGTCACCTGA
- the purQ gene encoding phosphoribosylformylglycinamidine synthase I — translation MPKFAVVVFPGTNCDFETVEAIRRAGGEAERVWYKGKLKDFDGVVLPGGFSYADYLRAGAIAARQEIMEEVKELARDGKPVLGICNGFQILTESKLLPGALRPNKTPRFICRWVHLRVEDVGTAFTSLYEPGEVIRMPIAHAEGNYYTEDPGVRVVFRYSDGDGRVTEEANPNGSVFNIAGIANGRGNVLGIMPHPERASDRFLGSEDGLRLFRSMVEFARR, via the coding sequence ATGCCCAAGTTCGCCGTTGTGGTGTTCCCCGGAACGAACTGCGACTTCGAGACGGTTGAGGCGATTAGAAGAGCCGGAGGGGAAGCGGAGAGGGTGTGGTACAAAGGCAAACTCAAGGACTTCGACGGCGTCGTTCTGCCCGGGGGATTCAGCTACGCCGATTATCTCCGCGCCGGAGCAATAGCCGCGAGGCAGGAGATCATGGAGGAAGTTAAGGAGCTGGCCAGAGATGGGAAGCCCGTTCTCGGAATATGCAACGGCTTTCAGATCCTAACCGAGTCAAAACTCTTACCCGGAGCCTTAAGGCCCAACAAAACCCCGAGGTTCATCTGCAGATGGGTGCACCTGCGCGTTGAGGACGTTGGGACGGCCTTTACATCGCTCTACGAACCTGGAGAGGTCATAAGAATGCCCATAGCCCACGCCGAAGGGAATTATTATACGGAAGATCCCGGTGTAAGGGTCGTCTTCCGCTACAGCGACGGCGATGGAAGGGTTACCGAAGAGGCGAATCCGAACGGATCGGTTTTCAACATAGCTGGAATAGCCAACGGGCGCGGCAACGTTCTTGGAATTATGCCCCACCCGGAGAGGGCGAGCGATCGCTTCCTCGGAAGTGAGGACGGCCTGAGGCTCTTTAGAAGCATGGTGGAGTTTGCAAGGAGGTGA
- the purE gene encoding 5-(carboxyamino)imidazole ribonucleotide mutase: MRVLVVMGSKSDSKIAEKVTEVLDEFGVDYDVEVASAHRNPKKVEELAKRDYDVFIAIAGLSAALPGVVGAHTTRPVIGVPVSAKLGGLDALLSIAQMPPGIPVATVGIDNGKNAALLAIEILALKDESLKKKLEEYRERMRA; encoded by the coding sequence ATGAGGGTGCTCGTGGTTATGGGAAGCAAAAGCGATTCGAAAATAGCCGAAAAAGTAACTGAAGTCCTCGATGAATTCGGGGTTGATTATGACGTCGAGGTTGCCTCGGCTCACAGAAACCCGAAGAAGGTTGAGGAACTCGCCAAAAGAGATTACGACGTTTTCATAGCGATAGCGGGCCTAAGCGCGGCTTTACCGGGGGTTGTGGGGGCCCATACCACCAGACCGGTAATAGGCGTTCCCGTCTCGGCGAAGCTCGGCGGTCTGGATGCCCTTCTAAGCATAGCCCAGATGCCACCCGGAATACCCGTTGCTACCGTGGGGATAGACAACGGAAAGAACGCTGCACTGCTCGCCATCGAGATCCTTGCTTTAAAGGATGAAAGCCTGAAGAAAAAGCTCGAGGAGTACAGGGAAAGGATGCGGGCGTGA
- the purS gene encoding phosphoribosylformylglycinamidine synthase subunit PurS, whose translation MRWKVMVVVRLKEGLNDPEGRVIGKALKNLGYEVKDFKVPKCFEFELESQNPEKDVEEMCIKLLANPLIHTYEYEIEPAGE comes from the coding sequence ATGAGATGGAAGGTAATGGTGGTGGTTCGTCTCAAGGAGGGCCTCAACGACCCGGAGGGGAGGGTCATCGGAAAGGCGCTCAAAAACCTCGGCTACGAAGTTAAGGACTTCAAGGTTCCAAAGTGCTTCGAGTTCGAGCTCGAAAGCCAGAACCCGGAGAAGGACGTTGAAGAGATGTGCATAAAGCTCCTCGCCAATCCCCTGATACATACCTACGAATACGAGATAGAGCCGGCCGGTGAGTGA
- the purD gene encoding phosphoribosylamine--glycine ligase codes for MKVLLVGGGGREHAIGEALVKGGAELYAVSKHPNPGIRRIAKEYGLSKETDVQKVLELALKWNVDLAFIGPEAPLERGIVDLLEENGIPTVGPVRDAARIETDKSFARYLMEKHRIPGRKLFRVFDDVSEMRSWIDDFGRPVVVKPLGLTGGKGVKVVGYHLRDNEEAKAYARELIERDGRVLIEERTDGVEFTFQVFTDGKRVIPMPLAQDYPHAFEGDTGPITGGMGSYSCKNHRLPFITEEDYEKALETLKATVRAMKKEGTPYKGILYGQFMLAREGPVVIEYNARFGDPEAMNVLPILRTSLLEIAEGIVDGNLGSAEFEEKATVVKYIAPRGYPTDPIRGVKVQIREDKIREEGAGVYYASVDENLTMLGSRALAIVGIADTLEEAEEIASRGIKHVEGEIFYRKDVGTRESVERRINLAKEFGRDVRYSC; via the coding sequence ATGAAGGTTCTGCTCGTCGGAGGCGGGGGAAGGGAGCACGCCATAGGTGAGGCCCTCGTAAAAGGCGGGGCCGAGCTTTACGCGGTTTCAAAACACCCGAACCCCGGAATCAGGAGGATTGCGAAGGAATACGGCCTCAGCAAAGAGACGGACGTTCAAAAGGTTCTGGAGTTAGCCCTGAAATGGAACGTTGATTTAGCCTTTATCGGACCCGAGGCCCCCCTCGAGAGGGGAATCGTCGACCTGCTCGAGGAGAACGGAATCCCGACCGTCGGGCCGGTAAGAGATGCCGCCAGAATTGAGACGGACAAATCCTTCGCCCGCTACCTCATGGAGAAACACAGGATCCCCGGGAGGAAGCTCTTCAGGGTTTTCGATGACGTTTCGGAAATGCGCTCGTGGATAGACGACTTCGGAAGACCGGTGGTTGTAAAGCCCCTTGGATTGACGGGAGGCAAGGGGGTTAAGGTCGTCGGTTACCACCTCAGGGACAACGAGGAGGCGAAGGCCTACGCCCGGGAGCTCATCGAGAGGGACGGAAGGGTCCTGATCGAGGAGAGAACCGACGGCGTTGAGTTCACCTTTCAGGTTTTCACGGACGGAAAAAGGGTAATTCCAATGCCCCTCGCTCAGGATTATCCCCACGCCTTTGAGGGCGACACCGGGCCGATTACGGGAGGAATGGGGAGCTACTCGTGTAAAAACCACAGACTTCCCTTCATAACGGAGGAGGACTACGAGAAAGCCCTTGAGACGCTGAAAGCCACCGTGAGGGCCATGAAAAAGGAGGGAACACCCTACAAAGGCATCCTCTACGGCCAGTTCATGCTCGCAAGGGAAGGCCCGGTTGTAATCGAATACAACGCCCGCTTTGGAGACCCCGAAGCAATGAACGTCCTGCCAATCCTACGGACGAGCCTGCTCGAGATAGCCGAAGGAATAGTCGACGGTAACCTCGGAAGTGCAGAGTTCGAGGAAAAGGCAACCGTTGTGAAGTATATAGCGCCCAGAGGATATCCCACTGATCCAATCAGGGGAGTTAAAGTTCAAATCAGGGAGGATAAAATCAGGGAAGAGGGGGCAGGGGTTTACTACGCTTCGGTTGATGAGAACCTCACAATGCTTGGCTCGAGGGCACTGGCGATTGTTGGAATAGCGGATACCCTTGAGGAGGCTGAGGAAATAGCTTCCCGGGGAATAAAGCACGTTGAAGGTGAAATCTTCTACCGCAAAGACGTGGGGACACGGGAGAGCGTGGAGAGGAGGATAAATCTGGCGAAGGAATTTGGAAGGGATGTAAGGTACTCGTGCTGA